In Acropora muricata isolate sample 2 chromosome 11, ASM3666990v1, whole genome shotgun sequence, one DNA window encodes the following:
- the LOC136889505 gene encoding uncharacterized protein — MLEVESSVKSVLVASKTRVAPLSGHTIPRLELLGAVILARLVKHVVDALSRTLRIDRLRCWVDSTAVLYWIIGEKKQWKQFVQNRILEIRSLVGPSCWSYSVNPADLSSKGMKASDLAVSDEWWNDPMLVSLPEQQ, encoded by the coding sequence ATGCTTGAGGTGGAAAGCAGCGTGAAATCAGTATTGGTGGCTTCAAAGACAAGAGTAGCGCCGCTTAGTGGACACACGATACCTAGATTAGAGTTGTTAGGTGCCGTAATTCTTGCGAGATTGGTGAAGCATGTAGTGGATGCCCTTTCACGAACTTTAAGAATCGACAGATTACGTTGCTGGGTGGACTCCACTGCAGTTCTCTATTGGATTATTGGCGAGAAGAAACAATGGAAACAGTTTGTGCAGAACCGAATCCTAGAGATTAGAAGTCTTGTTGGTCCCTCGTGTTGGAGCTATAGTGTTAATCCGGCCGATTTGTCCTCCAAAGGAATGAAGGCCTCAGATCTTGCTGTAAGCGATGAGTGGTGGAACGATCCCATGTTGGTTTCGCTTCctgaacaacagtga
- the LOC136889506 gene encoding uncharacterized protein: MDQLDENDFEKEIDETSELKMTIQERIINIELAIKPDSSVSEDDDVIDSARSSSRTSSSKKTKRLIQTSQNEIGYLGCQRVVELKAREKRRFVGGSGNVVEKPWLKPKIPRDPITAAALFLPERGQTNCYFCNHRGHRSFNCTSVTDPEKRKEILKKKGRCFVCLRRGHVSNCCPSEYKCKKCFGRHHISVCSGGFHSPQDVTQNATQGNAIEPPNVTQPCPGATATLHVGGKNSVLLQTATANVSNPRSGKTVQARLVFDSGSQRSYIANGLRSSLERPSLRYENLVIKTFGAGSDQPKRCDVVQLCVSKAVGGLNLYVDAYDVPSICAPLSQQKIELAQASYEHLSSLELADSSTGEDGMPIDILIGSDFYWQFMTGEIRFVMYGGPVAINTLLGWVLSGPVYESWQMLVESSTQLSHTHVLRLDTEQKEENCPLKQELSRFWDIESLGIFPESEGTVYERFLNRVQMKDARYEVSLPWKEMHPALPDNYSLSYSRLASLIGRLRKSPEVLREYDRVIKDQQSRGIVETVSPNDATHVHYLPHREVVRSDKQTTKLRIVFDASAKRDGPSLNDCLHAGSPQTQLLMDIMMRFRCHQIALVGDIEKAFLMVGVNAAYRDVLGFLWVKDPFVSKPKVEIKRFTRLMFGVSSSLFLLNATLRHHMSKYALCDPEFVKKSLEALYVDDLSTGDRNELIEKIKASEYGRGVEPINRLSELEEDEETYASATLGSNHEINEEQEHKVLGVTWNHDTDELRIDLSDTVKFSENLSVTKRTVLKVTARVYDPLGWISPILIEMKLLFQKLYQSKEDWDEELSPDMRERYDKWMSELRKVGGIRIPRC; the protein is encoded by the exons ATGGATCAGTTggatgaaaatgattttgagaaGGAAATCGACGAGACAAGCGAACTAAAAATGACGATCCAGGAGAGAATTATAAACATCGAGCTAGCTATAAAACCCGACAGCAGCGTAAGTGAAGACGACGATGTTATTGACTCTGCTCGGTCGTCTTCAAGAACCTCTTCGTCGAAGAAAACAAAGCGGTTGATACAAACG TCGCAAAATGAAATCGGATACCTGGGATGTCAACGAGTTGTAGAATTGAAGGCACGTGAGAAACGTAGATTCGTAGGAGGCTCCGGAAATGTCGTGGAAAAGCCTTGGTTGAAGCCCAAGATACCTCGTGACCCGATTACTGCAGCAGCGTTGTTTCTGCCAGAGCGAGGGCAAACAAACTGTTATTTTTGCAATCACCGGGGTCATAGGTCGTTCAACTGCACTTCAGTCACTGATCCAGAGAAGAGGAAAgagattttaaagaaaaaaggacGGTGTTTTGTCTGTCTGAGAAGAGGTCACGTTTCAAATTGTTGCCCGTCGGAATACAAATGCAAGAAATGCTTTGGAAGACATCATATTAGTGTTTGTTCCGGAGGTTTTCATTCGCCGCAAGATGTCACGCAAAACGCCACGCAAGGTAACGCAATTGAGCCGCCAAATGTCACACAACCATGCCCAGGCGCAACGGCGACCTTACACGTGGGTGGCAAGAATTCTGTCCTTTTACAAACAGCAACAGCAAATGTTTCTAACCCAAGAAGTGGGAAGACAGTGCAGGCGAGACTAGTTTTTGATAGTGGATCTCAGCGGTCTTACATTGCAAATGGTTTGAGGAGCTCCCTCGAGCGTCCGTCCTTGCGTTATGAGAACTTAGTGATCAAGACATTTGGTGCAGGTTCTGACCAACCAAAACGCTGTGATGTGGTGCAACTATGTGTGAGCAAAGCAGTAGGTGGACTGAACTTGTATGTTGATGCCTATGACGTACCTAGCATTTGTGCTCCGTTATCACAACAGAAGATTGAATTGGCCCAAGCCTCTTACGAGCATCTCTCGTCCCTGGAGTTAGCCGACAGTTCAACTGGTGAAGATGGAATGCCGATTGACATTCTAATCGGAAGTGATTTTTACTGGCAATTTATGACGGGTGAAATACGGTTTGTAATGTATGGGGGACCAGTTGCGATTAATACTCTTCTGGGATGGGTCTTATCGGGCCCCGTTTATGAGTCATGGCAGATGTTGGTTGAATCTTCTACCCAGCTGAGCCACACCCATGTGTTGAGGCTGGACACTGAACAAAAGGAAGAGAACTGTCCCTTGAAACAGGAACTTTCTAGGTTCTGGGATATCGAGTCCTTGGGAATCTTCCCTGAGAGTGAAGGTACAGTTTACGAAAGGTTTTTGAACCGGGTTCAAATGAAGGACGCACGCTATGAGGTCTCACTTCCTTGGAAAGAAATGCACCCTGCCTTACCTGACAATTACAGCTTGAGTTATTCCCGTTTGGCTTCGCTGATTGGACGTTTGAGGAAGAGTCCTGAAGTTCTGCGCGAGTACGACAGGGTGATCAAGGATCAACAATCCAGAGGCATTGTAGAAACCGTCAGTCCAAATGATGCCACGCATGTTCACTATTTGCCTCACCGAGAAGTTGTCCGATCAGACAAGCAGACTACAAAACTTCGGATTGTTTTTGATGCCTCGGCAAAAAGGGATGGCCCATCCCTGAATGACTGTCTGCACGCTGGATCGCCTCAGACCCAACTGCTCATGGATATCATGATGAGGTTCCGTTGTCATCAGATTGCCCTCGTTGGAGATATAGAGAAGGCTTTCTTGATGGTTGGAGTTAACGCGGCATATCGCGATGTATTAGGTTTCCTGTGGGTGAAAGATCCATTTGTCAGTAAACCGAAAGTAGAGATAAAGAGGTTCACCCGCTTGATGTTCGGTGTGTCGTCCAGTCTCTTTCTGCTGAATGCCACTCTACGACACCACATGAGCAAGTATGCGCTTTGCGATCCTGAGTTTGTGAAGAAGTCCCTGGAGGCCTTGTATGTGGATGACCTCTCCACTGGAGACAGAAAC GAGCTGATTGAGAAGATCAAGGCTTCCGAGTACGGGAGGGGAGTAGAACCAATCAATCGACTGAGTGAActagaagaagacgaagaaaccTATGCTAGCGCGACTCTGGGAAGTAATCATGAAATCAATGAAGAACAAGAGCATAAAGTACTAGGAGTCACATGGAACCATGATACTGATGAGCTGAGAATTGATTTGAGTGACACAGTCAAGTTCTCTGAAAACTTGTCTGTTACTAAACGAACTGTACTCAAAGTAACTGCACGGGTTTATGACCCCCTGGGCTGGATTTCACCAATCCTGATTGAGATGAAGCTCCTGTTTCAGAAGCTTTACCAGAGTAAAGAAGACTGGGACGAAGAATTAAGTCCAGACATGAGGGAACGTTATGACAAGTGGATGTCAGAGTTGCGCAAGGTCGGTGGTATCAGAATCCCGAGATGTTAG
- the LOC136889508 gene encoding uncharacterized protein KIAA1958-like, whose amino-acid sequence MEESVDLHEGAGKENEKTLANLSPAWEPASKDEVEIEKFLQEQKSKNTQYKTKSDLNAWKKFCESQKESRAIENIPANELDLLLSNFFISVRKQNGTEYEPGTLSGFQRSFQRYLHEKGSLINILRDNEFSKSKEVLAAKRKNLVRQGKGNCPNATRKLTEAEEDALFENGQFGVHDPKSLQRALWWFLSLHFGWRARDESRKLCWGDVGLATDPETDSEYLVWKSERGSKTRTGQDGGHQRAFEPKAHASNNKSRCPVEFYKAFRSHRSEAMLEPDAPFYLAINHQRKPTDKVWYLDRPLGKNEIGKFLKDTFAAAKLDDTNKKKVSNHSVRKTSVGRLLEADVQPNFVAQLSGHKNLKSLDSYHSASLKRQREMSAILSREPGTSAQSEVTQVCTSTTTQQNAFTVQQIQPQTIFAGAHIDKFEGCTFNVNVFCGDQSKIAKLNEN is encoded by the coding sequence ATGGAAGAATCAGTAGACCTTCACGAGGGAGCAGGTAAAGAAAACGAGAAAACGTTGGCAAATTTAAGTCCTGCCTGGGAACCTGCGAGCAAAGATGAAGtcgaaattgagaaatttttgCAAGAACAGAAATCCAAGAACACTCAATACAAGACTAAGAGCGATTTAAATGCTTGGAAGAAATTTTGTGAGTCACAGAAAGAGTCTAGAGCAATTGAAAACATACCTGCCAATGAGCTCGACCTTCTTTTGTCCAACTTTTTCATCTCCGTTCGTAAACAAAATGGCACCGAGTACGAGCCGGGTACATTAAGCGGCTTCCAGCGAAGTTTTCAACGCTACTTGCATGAAAAAGGAAGTCTTATTAACATCCTTAGAGATAACGAGTTCTCCAAGTCCAAAGAGGTACTTGCCGCTAAACGAAAGAACCTGGTTCGgcaaggaaaaggaaactgTCCAAATGCCACAAGAAAGCTCACTGAGGCCGAAGAAGATGCActatttgaaaatggccagttCGGTGTTCACGATCCGAAATCATTACAAAGGGCTTTGTGGTGGTTTCTTTCTCTTCATTTTGGCTGGAGGGCTCGAGACGAAAGCCGTAAGCTGTGTTGGGGAGACGTAGGATTGGCCACTGATCCAGAAACTGATTCCGAATACCTCGTGTGGAAGTCAGAAAGAGGCAGCAAAACACGCACTGGACAAGATGGTGGTCATCAGAGAGCCTTCGAACCCAAAGCGCATGCAAGCAACAACAAGTCAAgatgcccagttgaattttacaAAGCTTTTCGAAGTCACCGTTCCGAAGCGATGCTAGAACCAGATGCTCCTTTTTATCTCGCCATAAATCACCAAAGAAAACCAACCGACAAAGTATGGTATCTCGACCGACCCCTCGGAAAGAATGAAATTGGCAAGTTCCTCAAAGACACCTTTGCAGCAGCCAAACTCGATGACACAAACAAGAAGAAGGTTTCTAATCACTCCGTTAGAAAGACCAGTGTTGGACGACTTCTCGAAGCAGACGTTCAGCCAAACTTCGTTGCACAGCTGAGCGGtcataaaaatttgaaaagccTCGACAGCTACCATTCAGCATCTCTGAAGCGACAGCGAGAAATGTCTGCTATCCTGAGTCGTGAGCCAGGTACATCCGCTCAGTCCGAAGTCACACAAGTCTGTACCTccactacaacacagcaaaatgCCTTCACAGTCCAACAAATCCAGCCTCAGACAATCTTTGCTGGAGCGCACATTGACAAGTTCGAAGGCTGCACATTCAACGTAAACGTTTTCTGTGGTGATCAGTCGAAGATCGCAAAGCTGAATGAGAACTGA